A region of the Streptomyces durocortorensis genome:
CTTGAGGTAGTCGCGCAGCCAGACGATCGAGTCGGCGTCGAGGTGGTTGGTCGGCTCGTCCAGGAGCAGGGTGTCGGCGTCCGAGAAGAGGATCCGGGCCAGCTCGACACGGCGGCGCTGGCCGCCGGACAGGGTGTGCAGGGGCTGACCGAGGACCCGGTCGGGGAGGTTGAGCGCGGCGGCGATGGTGGCGGCCTCGGCCTCGGCGGCGTACCCGCCCTTGGTGAGGAACTCCGTCTCCAGGCGCTCGTACTTCTTCATCGCCTTCTCGCGGGTGGCGCCCTTGCCGTTCGCCATCCGGTCCTCGTTCTCGTGCATCTTGCGCAGGATCTCGTCGAGACCGCGGGCGGAGAGGATGCGGTCCCGGGCGAGGACGTCGAGGTCGCCGGTGCGCGGGTCCTGCGGGAGGTAGCCCACCTCGCCGGACTTGGTGATGGTGCCGCCCGCGGGGGCGCCCTCGCCCGCGAGGCACTTGGTGAGGGTGGTCTTGCCCGCGCCGTTGCGGCCGACCAGGCCGATGCGGTCGCCCTTGGCGATGCGGAAGGAGGCGGACTCGATGAGGATGCGGGCGCCGGCGCGCAGCTCGATGCCGGTGGCGGTGATCACGGAAAAACTCCAGGGCAGTATGGACGGCGGAGGGACGAGGGCGGAGGTCTCTCGACGCCGCTAATGCACAAGGAGAATGGCCATGAGCCCCATTCTACTGGCGGTGTGCAACTGCTTTTCCGCGTGCCCGCCGGGATGAACCGTCCGATACTCGGCGCAGGGCGGCACCGCGCCGCCCGCCCCAGGCGAGGGTGGTGCGAGCGTGCGGTTCGACGACGACGCCGATCTGGACACGTCCGAGGTCCAGGACGTGCGCGGCAGCCGGATCCCGGGCGGGAGGGCCACCGTGGGCGGGGGCATCGCCGGGGTGATCGCCCTGATCCTGGGGCTGCTCTTCGGTGTCGGGCCGGATCAGCTCGGGCTCACCTCGGACGGCTCCGACCCCACGACGAGCTCGTCGTCCGCCGCCCAGGTGCGGCAGAGCTGCCTGAAGGGCCGGGACGCGAACAGGCGGGACGACTGCCGGACGGTGGCGGTGGTCAACAGCGTGCAGGACTTCTGGCGCCAGGAGTTCCAGCGGCGCGGCGGTACGTACGGGGACGCGCGGACGGTCCTGTTCAGCGAGCGGGTGGGCACCGCGTGCGGGGCGGCGACCTCGGCGGTGGGGCCGTTCTGCTGCCCGGGTGACCGCAGGGTCTATCTGGACCTGGGCTTCTTCGACGACCTGCGGACGAAGTTCGGCTCCAGCGGCGGGCCGTTCGCCCAGGCGTATGTGGTGGCGCACGAGTACGGCCACCATGTGCAGAACCAGACGGGCACGCTGAGCCGGTCTCAGGACGGGCGGCAGGGCGCGGACAGCAACGCGGTGAGGGTGGAGCTCCAGGCCGACTGCTACGCCGGGGTCTGGGCGCACCACGCGACGACGACGCCGGACGAGTCGACCGGGCGGCCGCTGGTCACGGAGCTGACCCGGGCGGACATCCGGGACGGCCTGGACGCGGCGGCGGCGGTCGGGGACGACCGGATCCAGGAGCGGTACCAGGGGCGGGTCACGCCGGAGTCCTGGACGCACGGCTCGGCCGCGCAGCGGCAGCAGTGGTTCTCCACGGGGCTGCGGACCGGGGACATGGCGCAGTGCGACACCTTCACCTGACCTGCGGAGATCTTCTTCGGACCTGCCTCAGGAGGGCATTGTCAGTGCCCGGTGGAAGACTGAGACGCACATCACAGCACGCGGTACGGCAAACGGATGTCAGAAGAGGTGAGTGCCATGGCAGGCGCGGCGAGCGGGGTTCCGACGATCTACCCGACGATTCTGTACGACGACGCGAAGGCGGCGATCAGGACGCTGACGCAGGGCCTCGGTTTCGCCGAGGAAGCGGTCTACGAGGGCGAGAACGGCAGTGTGCTGCACGCCGAGCTGTCCTGCGGCAACGGCAGGGTGATGCTCGGCTCCAAGGGGGGTGACGGCGCGTTCGCGCGGGCGATGGCGGGCGCGGGCCCGGCGGGGGTCTACGTGGTGGTCGACGAGGTGGACGAGCACTACGCCCGGGCCAAGGATTTCGGTGTCGAGATCCTGATGGAGCCGACCGACCAGGACTACGGTTCCCGGGACTACATGGCCCGGGACGCGGAGGGCAATGTGTGGAGCTTCGGGACGTACGCCCCGGGGTCCGCCGGCTGAGCGGCTGACCCCGGCGGCGCGGGGATCAGGCGCCGCCGGTGTGGACCTGGAAGGCGGCCCGGCGGACCGCCTTGGCCAGGGCCGGGTCCGGGTGTGCGGCGGCCAGCGCGACCAGGACCTGCACGGTGCGCGGGTGGCCGACGGCCCTGACCTCGTCGAGCAGCGCCGGGACGGTGCCCTGGACGGCGGAGTCGAGGTGGCGCACCAGGAGCCCGGTCTCGCCGTGGTCGGCGACGGCGGCTGCGGTGTCGACCCAGAGCCAGGTGGCCTCCTCCCGGCTGAGGACGTCCTGGGCGTCGTCGGGGTCGTTGCCCTCGTACTCGGCGAGCCAGAGCAGCGCGTAGGGGCGCAGCGAGGCTTCGGCGAGCACGGCCCGGACCTCGGGTTCGGCGGGGGCGCCGACGACCCGCAGTGCCTCGAAGGCCAGTCCGCGCAGCAGCGCGTCCTCGCCCCGGGCGACGGCCAGCAGTTCGGCGACGGCGGTGCCGACCGTACGGGCGGCGAGCCAGGCGCGGTATTCGTCGCGGGCCGGTCCGGGGGTGAGCCGGGCGCAGCCGAGGAGCATGTCGGCGGCGGCCTGCTCGATGTTCCCTGCGGGGCTCTGGGCGGCCACGCAGATCTGCTCCAGCTTGACCCAGACCGCCCAGTTGCCGAGCGGGGTGAGGGTGGCGTGCCCGTTGCCGAGGGTCAGCGCTCCGACGGCGGCGAGGCCTTCCAGGGCCCAGTCGAGCAGCAGGGCGTTGAGTTCCTCGGCGCTGCGGGCGGGGCCGGTGGCGGTATCGGCGGGGGCCTGGACGCCCGGGGCGGCGAGTGCGGCCGTTCTGCCGGGGCCGAGGGGCACTTCGCAGCGCTCCTCCTGGAGTTCGGCGACGCGCTGGCCGAGGAGGTCCAGGAGGGCGGGGACGGCGACGGGGCCGGCGGAGAGCTGGAGGAGGGAGAGCACCTGGGGCACGGCCTCGACGGCTTCGGCGACCGCACCGGTCTCGATGCCCTCGGGGGCGGGGTGGACGAGCGACCAGGCGTCGAAGAGTGCCACCCAGCCGCGGAGCACGGCGGAGTCGTCCCGGTCCCAGGCCCGCAGCCGCCAGCCGGGGCGGGCGGTGTCGCCGTGCAGCTCGATCAGCCCGGCCAGCCGGGCCCGGTCCCAGCCCGCTCGTACCTGCGCCGGGGAGAGGTGCAGGGCGGCGGCCGCCCGTTCGGGGGCGTGGGCGGCGAGCGGGGCGGCGGTTCCGGGGCCCGGGTTCCCCGGGGTCCCGGCGGCCCAGTGGGCGATGCGTACGGCGTCGGCGAGCACTGCCCTGGCCTGGTGGGCCAGTTCCGTGCGCGGCGGGGTGCCCTCGGGCGGCCGCGGGGCCGGCCTGGTGCGCCGGGTGGTCACGGCCTTGCGGGCGGTGGCAAGGGGTCGCGGGCGGACAAGTCGCAGCCTGGAGTCGCGCGGGGTACGGGACGTCACGGGGAGCAGTCTTGCCCCTGACGGCCCGAAAGCCCAAACGGAAGGCGTTTCACCGGCAGACGCAAGGCCTCGCCGGTACCGCCGACAGGGGGGCCGATCACCGCATCGGCTCACATCAGGGGCGTGAGGAAGCGGCGCAGGGTCTCCTCGTAGCGGGCCGGGTCCGCGTTCCACATCGCCGCGTGCGGAGCCTGCGCCACGGCGTGGAGGCTGACCAGGTCCGGACGGCGGGCGACGAGTTCACGGGAGGGCCCCCAGGGGGCGATCGAGTCGTCGGGCCCGTGCAGGATCAGGGTCGGGGTGCGCAGCGCGTCGGGCACCGAGGTGTCCAGCAGCGGGGCGCCGCTCATCCCGGTCCGGCCCTGGGCGGCGCGGACCGCCAGCGGCAGCAGAGCGGCCGGGACGCCGCGGGCCGCGGCCAGGGCGCGCAGGGTGACCGGCCAGTCGAGCACCGGGGAGTCGAGGACGAGGCCGCTGATCCGGTCGCGGAGCGGGGATTCGACCGCGGCGAGCAGGGCCATCGTCGCGCCGGTGGACCAGCCGTGCAGGATCACGTTCGCGGCCCCGTAGCGCAACGCGTGGCGCAGGGCCGCGTCGACGTCGCGCCACTCGGAGGCGCCGAAGTGGCTGAGGCCGTCGGCGGAGCGGGGGGCTCCGGGGTCTCCCCGGTAGGCGAGGTCGAGCACGGGGAAGCGGTGCCGGTGGAGGAAGCCCATCAGGTTCATGGGGTGGGCCCGGGTGGTGCCGAGGCCGTGCACGGTGATGACCCAGGTGCGGCGTGCGCCGGGCACGTACCAGGCAGGCAGCGTTCCGAGCTCGCCGGGGATCTCCACCTCCCGGTGGTCGAGGCCGAGGTCGCTGCCCGGGTCCCCGTCGTACAGCTCGGTCGTGAGCCGGACCTTCGCGCCCGGTTCGAGGAGGCCGTGGATGACCCGCTCCAGCCTGCGCACGACGGTGTCGGCGGCGGCGGAGGCCCCTTCGACGACGGGCCCGACCACCGCGTGGACATCGGGGCCTGCCAGCCCGTACGTACCGGGCCGGAGCGCGGAGAAGGAGCGGGTGAGGGTGACCTGTCCGGCCGCGGTGGCGTGCACGGTGAGTCTGCGGTCGGCGGGCAGGGACCGCCCGGGGGCCGCCTTGAGGGCGGCGTCGCTGGCGTACCGGCCGGCCGCGACCGCTGCCGCACCGGCGCCGAGGATCGTGGTGACGGCCGTTGCCGTCGCAGTTGCCGGGCGCACGGCTCCAGTGTCGGGGGGCGAACGGCGGGGTGCCAGCGGGCGGGGGCCGTGCGGGGCGGGCACGAGCCGTGCGGGGCCCGCGCCCCGGGTCCGCCCGCGCCCCGCGCCCCTCCCCGCGCCCGGGCGCTCCGGATCAGCCCGGCTGGCCGTAGGTCCTGAGCGCCTCGGTCACCTCGGCGAGCTGGGCCTCGCTGAGCAGGGCCGGGGTCCGGCCCGGTACGGAGTCGGCCGTGAGCCAGAGCCGGCACAGCCACTCCAGCTGGGCCGTGCGCTCGTAGGCCTGGTCGAGGGTGTCGCCGTAGGTGACGGTGCCGTGGTTGGCCAGGAGGCAGCCGGTGCGGTCGCGCAGGGCGGCGAGCATGGCGTCGGCCAGCTCCGGGGTGCCGTAGCGGGCGTAGGGGGCTGTGCGGACGGGACCGCCGAGGATGGCGGCCGCGTAGTGCACGAGCGGCACCTCGGGCAGCAGCGTGGAGACGGCGGTGGCGTGCACCGCGTGGGTGTGGACCACGGCGGCGGCGCCGGTCTCGCGGTAGACCGCGAGGTGGAGGGGGAGTTCGCTGGTCGGCCGGAGGTCCCCGATGACTTGGCGGCCGTCGAGGTCGACGCCGACCGTGTCACGGGGGCCGAGCCGGTCGTAGGGCACCCCGCTGGGCGTCACCAGGACCAGGTCTCCGGCACGGGCGGACACATTGCCCGAGGTGCCGACTACGAGGCCGTCCGCGGCGCTGCGGCGGGCGGTCGCGACCACCTCCTCCCAGACCCGGGCGACGGATTCCGGCTGCTGCTCGCTCATGGGGCGAGCGTAGGGGCGGGAGACGGAAACCGGAACGTCGTGCCCCACGTGACCGGGATCTCTTCCGGGGCCGGAAACGCCCGCCAAAAACTTCACCAACGAGCGGTAAAGGGCAGACCAGACGGCGCCCCAGGGGACTCCCACCGCCCCTCCCGCACACAAGCGGAATCAGTCGCCCCTGGTTGGGGTCACCACAGCGCCCTGCTCAGTTCATCTTCCGTTCACCCAGGTTGCCTACGGTCCACGAGCCACTGACGCCGAACGATTGCCTGGGTAAATGGAACACATCACGCTGCTGCTTGCGATTGTGGTCGTAACAGCTCTCGTGTTCGATTTCACGAACGGTTTCCACGACACCGCCAACGCGATGGCGACCACCATCTCGACCGGCGCGATGAAGCCCAAGACAGCGGTGGCGATGTCCGCCGTTCTCAACCTGATCGGCGCCTTCCTGTCGGTGGAGGTCGCCAAGACGATCTCCGGCGGGATCGTCAACGAAGACGGCATCAGAACCGAGGTCATCTTCGCGGCGCTCGTCGGCGCCATCCTGTGGAATCTCCTGACCTGGCTGGTCGGCCTGCCCTCCAGCTCCTCCCACGCCCTGTTCGGCGGTCTGATCGGCGCCGCGGTCATGTCGGCCGGCTGGTCCTCGATCAACGGCGGCACCGTCGTCACCAAGGTGCTGCTGCCCGCGATCGCCGCTCCGCTCGTCGCCGGTCTCGCAGCGATGCTGGCCACGCGGCTGACGTACCGGATCAACCGGAACGTCACCGACCCGAACCAGCTCAAGTCGACGGCCAAGGGCTACCGGACCGGGCAGATCGCCTCGGCCGGTCTCGTCTCGCTCGCCCACGGCACCAACGACGCCCAGAAGACGATGGGCATCATCACCCTGGCCCTGGTGACCGGCGGCGTCCTCGCCCCCGGCTCCAACCCGCCGATGTGGGTCATCGTCTCCGCCGGTGTCGCCATCGCGCTCGGCACCTACCTCGGCGGCTGGCGCATCATCCGCACCATGGGCAAGGGCCTGACCGACCTCCAGCCGCCGCAGGGCTTCGCCGCCCAGACCAGCGCGGCGACCGTCATCCTGGCCTCCTCGCACCTCGGCTTCTCGCTCTCCACCACCCAGTCCTGCTCGGGTGCCGTGATGGGCGCGGGCCTCGGCCGCAAGGGCGGCGTGGTCCGCTGGTCCACCGCCACCCGGATGTTCGTCGCCTGGGGCCTCACGCTCCCGGCCGCGGGTCTGGTCGGCGCGGGTGCCGAGTTCCTCACCAAGCAGGGCCCCTGGGGTGTCGCCGTCACCGCGGCCATCCTGGTCGGCGGCTCCTTCGCCATCTGGCTGGCCTCGCGCCGCCAGC
Encoded here:
- the ypfJ gene encoding KPN_02809 family neutral zinc metallopeptidase, whose protein sequence is MRFDDDADLDTSEVQDVRGSRIPGGRATVGGGIAGVIALILGLLFGVGPDQLGLTSDGSDPTTSSSSAAQVRQSCLKGRDANRRDDCRTVAVVNSVQDFWRQEFQRRGGTYGDARTVLFSERVGTACGAATSAVGPFCCPGDRRVYLDLGFFDDLRTKFGSSGGPFAQAYVVAHEYGHHVQNQTGTLSRSQDGRQGADSNAVRVELQADCYAGVWAHHATTTPDESTGRPLVTELTRADIRDGLDAAAAVGDDRIQERYQGRVTPESWTHGSAAQRQQWFSTGLRTGDMAQCDTFT
- a CDS encoding VOC family protein — protein: MAGAASGVPTIYPTILYDDAKAAIRTLTQGLGFAEEAVYEGENGSVLHAELSCGNGRVMLGSKGGDGAFARAMAGAGPAGVYVVVDEVDEHYARAKDFGVEILMEPTDQDYGSRDYMARDAEGNVWSFGTYAPGSAG
- a CDS encoding alpha/beta hydrolase; translated protein: MRPATATATAVTTILGAGAAAVAAGRYASDAALKAAPGRSLPADRRLTVHATAAGQVTLTRSFSALRPGTYGLAGPDVHAVVGPVVEGASAAADTVVRRLERVIHGLLEPGAKVRLTTELYDGDPGSDLGLDHREVEIPGELGTLPAWYVPGARRTWVITVHGLGTTRAHPMNLMGFLHRHRFPVLDLAYRGDPGAPRSADGLSHFGASEWRDVDAALRHALRYGAANVILHGWSTGATMALLAAVESPLRDRISGLVLDSPVLDWPVTLRALAAARGVPAALLPLAVRAAQGRTGMSGAPLLDTSVPDALRTPTLILHGPDDSIAPWGPSRELVARRPDLVSLHAVAQAPHAAMWNADPARYEETLRRFLTPLM
- a CDS encoding class II aldolase/adducin family protein: MSEQQPESVARVWEEVVATARRSAADGLVVGTSGNVSARAGDLVLVTPSGVPYDRLGPRDTVGVDLDGRQVIGDLRPTSELPLHLAVYRETGAAAVVHTHAVHATAVSTLLPEVPLVHYAAAILGGPVRTAPYARYGTPELADAMLAALRDRTGCLLANHGTVTYGDTLDQAYERTAQLEWLCRLWLTADSVPGRTPALLSEAQLAEVTEALRTYGQPG
- a CDS encoding inorganic phosphate transporter, with translation MEHITLLLAIVVVTALVFDFTNGFHDTANAMATTISTGAMKPKTAVAMSAVLNLIGAFLSVEVAKTISGGIVNEDGIRTEVIFAALVGAILWNLLTWLVGLPSSSSHALFGGLIGAAVMSAGWSSINGGTVVTKVLLPAIAAPLVAGLAAMLATRLTYRINRNVTDPNQLKSTAKGYRTGQIASAGLVSLAHGTNDAQKTMGIITLALVTGGVLAPGSNPPMWVIVSAGVAIALGTYLGGWRIIRTMGKGLTDLQPPQGFAAQTSAATVILASSHLGFSLSTTQSCSGAVMGAGLGRKGGVVRWSTATRMFVAWGLTLPAAGLVGAGAEFLTKQGPWGVAVTAAILVGGSFAIWLASRRQPVDHTNVNDTEEAAANEPQGVVTTAIAAVSPPPAGAPVSDLSTTIPAPAAAPDDTPRPAATV